One Streptomyces formicae genomic window, TTCACGGAGATCGGTCCGCGCTACGTGAACCGCCCGGGTGGTTACACCCGTATCACCAAGATCGGTAACCGTCGTGGCGACAACGCGCCCATGGCGATCATCGAGCTGGTGGAGGCCCTGACCGTGGCCCAGGAGGCCACCGGTGAGGCCGAGGCCGCGACCAAGCGCGCGGTCAAGGAAGACGCCCTCAAGAAGGACGCGCCCGTCGAGGACGCGAAGCCGGTTGAGGCCGCCGAGGAGTCCAAGGACGCCTGAGGCCCAGCGCTTCTGTGAGCGGGTCCGCCCTTCGGGGCGGGCCCGCTTTCGCATGTCGGTCCTGCTGAGAGGATGGTTGGTGTGAGTGATGAGGTAGAGCCCGGGTTCGTGCGGGTGCGGCTGGACCTTTCGTACGACGGAAAGGACTTCTCCGGCTGGGCCAAGCAGAAGCAGGGGCAGCGGACCGTCCAGGGCGAGATCGAGAGCGCGCTGCGGACCGTGACCCGGTCGCAGGAGACGTACGAGCTGACCGTCGCGGGGCGCACCGACAGCGGGGTGCACGCCAGGGGGCAGGTCGCCCACGTCGATCTGCCGGAGAGCGTGTGGGCCGAGCACAGTGACAAGCTGCTGCGCAGGCTTTCGGGGCGGCTGCCGCACGACGTGCGGGTGTGGAAGGTG contains:
- the rplQ gene encoding 50S ribosomal protein L17, which encodes MPKPAKGARLGGSAAHEKLLLANLAKQLFEYGRITTTEAKARRLRPYAERLVTKAKKGDLHNRRQVLSVITDKSIVHTLFTEIGPRYVNRPGGYTRITKIGNRRGDNAPMAIIELVEALTVAQEATGEAEAATKRAVKEDALKKDAPVEDAKPVEAAEESKDA